Proteins encoded by one window of Nicotiana tabacum cultivar K326 chromosome 10, ASM71507v2, whole genome shotgun sequence:
- the LOC107766459 gene encoding heavy metal-associated isoprenylated plant protein 16-like: MKQKVVIKLSLNGNDQKYRSKAFKIAVSQPGVESAAMRGEEKNQLEVVGDEIDAVTLTSLLRKNLGQAELVSVGPASAAGGENKNKAGSDTKPQASAAAVAQWQTPYYYTLPQYPVYQVRDSYDHQPGCSIM; this comes from the exons ATGAAG CAAAAGGTGGTTATCAAATTATCCTTGAATGGAAATGATCAGAAATATCGGTCCAAGGCCTTCAAGATTGCTGTTTCTCAGCCAG GTGTGGAATCAGCAGCTATGAGAGGGGAAGAGAAAAATCAGTTAGAAGTGGTGGGAGATGAGATTGACGCTGTGACGCTGACAAGTTTGCTCAGAAAGAATTTGGGGCAGGCGGAATTGGTAAGCGTTGGCCCTGCTTCTGCTGCTGGTGGCGAAAACAAAAACAAAGCTGGTTCTGATACAAAGCCCCAAGCTTCAGCTGCGGCCGTGGCACAGTGGCAAACTCCCTACTATTATACCCTGCCTCAATACCCTGTTTATCAAGTTAGAGATTCATATGATCATCAACCTGGCTGTTCTATTATGTAA